A genomic window from Pecten maximus chromosome 6, xPecMax1.1, whole genome shotgun sequence includes:
- the LOC117329596 gene encoding uncharacterized protein LOC117329596 — MFSVTSSPHITTKQQTTTSSNNHTIESTKEFPTLVVGIGAGGAVLFVFVLVVIIVIYRRRKLYRSSKTKRDSLKSTDRNATNTQRISSFTIDNTNENNVGNMILSELQNNDERENTGEGVYDHLKTHKNRKSSGTAFTDNAYDHVTRNPIKTKTGHDGSVYDSFSKHDEREVSGEDYDHFVPQTDIYDHMRPVTIDIGFEDYDHIGGRLFTDQHNSPYSNYGNFNPK, encoded by the coding sequence ATGTTTTCTGTGACGTCATCACCCCACATCACCACAAAACAGCAAACGACGACTAGCTCAAATAATCATACAATTGAGAGCACTAAAGAGTTCCCAACACTTGTGGTGGGTATTGGAGCTGGTGGAGCGGTATTGTTTGTCTTTGTGTTGGTAGTGATAATAGTTATCTACAGAAGACGAAAACTCTACAGATCCAGCAAAACAAAGAGGGATTCTCTTAAATCAACTGATAGAAATGCTACAAACACTCAACGGATTAGTTCTTTCACGATAGACAATACGAATGAAAATAATGTAGGCAATATGATCTTATCCGAATTGCAGAACAATGACGAGCGAGAGAATACCGGAGAAGGAGTGTACGACCATCTCAAAACGCATAAAAACCGGAAGTCCTCCGGGACGGCGTTCACCGACAACGCTTATGACCATGTGACCCGCAATCCGATTAAGACAAAAACTGGTCATGATGGAAGTGTATACGACAGCTTTTCTAAGCACGATGAACGTGAAGTTTCTGGTGAAGATTATGATCATTTTGTACCCCAAACCGACATATATGACCATATGAGACCAGTTACCATAGATATAGGGTTCGAAGACTACGACCATATCGGAGGTAGATTGTTCACAGACCAACACAATTCACCATATTCAAATTATGGCAATTTTAACCCAAAATGA